From the genome of Trichosurus vulpecula isolate mTriVul1 chromosome 6, mTriVul1.pri, whole genome shotgun sequence:
AAAGGTCTCCCTACTGAAGAAATGTCACAAAACCACCCCTTTCCCTCTCACCTCAGCGTCGCCTgatcatctccaccaataagaaaCCAGGTGTCTCAATTCCTATAATCCTGTTTTTCAGACCCTCCAAATTGTATATTAAGTATGTAGAAGCCAATGGTCATTGTTCTTGTCTGCTGAGAACCTTGGTCCTGGTTTGTTTCTGCAACTGCATGTGTTGCTAAATAGATTATTATCTGGATATAACTATTTGGTTTCTTTATTCCACCACAACAGTATGAACATGTATACATTTTTACAAATGGGTAAAAACTGTGTTCAGATTGAGTTGATGAGATTTCAGGCTTTGGGAATGAAGGTAGGACCTatctccccctgccttttttccctttggtcttGGAGTACTCAGCACAAGGATGAGCACATTTGGGGGttatgggagagagggaagacttGAACCTGTGATTTTGCTGGTATGGGCAGTCTCCTATATGTAAACTCTTTCCAGTAATACGAGTCAGACAAACTTATATGCAACATCATTCATTCAGAATTTACAtccttagagaattgcttggCCAACTGAGAGCACCTGAGGCAGGTCTTGAcaccaggtcttcctaacttctagGTCAGCTCTATGGCTATTACTTTTGGCCTCTCATTTTGCACATAgtataggcatttaataaatacttgttgaattaaagcAGTACAAGTTTCCAGAAACTACTAAGCAAAGCCTAAAACAGAATTACATGTTATCCTTTTCCAAAGCTAACAAATTAAATTACAgttagctgggtggtacagtcaatagagcaccaggcctggagtcagcatagatctgagttcaaatccagcctcagacacctgctacttgtgtgaccctgggcaagtcatttaactcatttgtctcagttttctcatctataaaatggggataataatagaacctatcccccagggttattgtgagggtcaaatgaaataacagttggtcttagcgcagtgcctggcacataataagcactattactattattaaatggaaagaatatgacAAAatcatgcaaagaaaaaaaatcagtactaGGAATACAGCATCCACGTTgataataagtattttttaaaaaaatacatgaaagtATAAATTAACAGATTAGAATAGAATTTAGCATGAGCATACCGGATTgcatatttagagctagaaggggctttagagatcaGTTACTCTAACCCATTAGACTGTCCCCAAGCCTttaagagcaaggactatcttttactctgcgtgtgtgtgtgtgtgtgtgtgtgtattcccagtgcttagcacaatgtctggcccatagtaagtagatgcttaataaatgtatagtGACTAActgacccctcattttacagatgaagaaagtggatCCCAGAGgcaaagagatttgcccaaggtcacatattatTGATATGTTTGTAATAAAAGCAAAGAATTTCAAAGTCTTTTTTGAGTTAAAGAATGAGCATATCAACAAGGCATCCTTACAGACACAGTCTGAATCAAGCTGTTTATCTATTTTCTCAGAAAAATAACTTACATATTTCCTAGAAACTGTGTTCTTTagaaaatactatataaacttcTAAAGTTCTTATATTTATGTCAGAAAACAGCACTTATATTTCAAGAAGGACATTTTTATTCCTTACTGcacttaatatttaaaataaaacatacgCCATATTTTACCCTTTCACTCAAAATTACTTCCCCTCTTTCTCTAGCTTATGTCACAGCCCATTAAgtcaatttacattttaatggcatttaattgtatatgtgtgcatttattttgcttttctgtgttttttcttaAGTACATGGCATTGCTGAAAGAGTTCTACACTGTGGGGTAGGAGGTGGGAGTAGGCAGGACACCTACAATGGAGCCCTGGTTTtacttctgtgtgaccttgggattCAGTCTccttgggtctcaattttcttatctgcaaaaggaGAGGGATTGACAATGGGACCTCCAAGAttgcttccaattctaaaattcttagGCTCTGTGTGTTACTCTTGTGAATCGTGAGGATTAAGAAGAAGGATGGAGTGACCTCAAAATGGATTAATGACGAGTtagaagaatcacagaatcccaaGATCTTCGAGTTAGAAGGGAGCCCAGAGGCAATCTGATCCAACCCCTACCTCACTAAAAATCCCCCCAGTAATGATTTTAGCACGTGGTCATCTACACTTTGCTCGGAGGCCTTGAATGAGGACAAACCCATAACCTGTTCTGCTTTGGGATTGctccaattattaggaagttgGACAAGTAGTCCACAactgcctctctgaaacttctgCCCCTTTAGAAGCAAGAAAAACAAGTTGATCCCTCATTTACACGAAAGCCTTTCAAATACCTGGAAGACAGTTTTCATGTCTCCCTTTAGTCTCTTCTTCTACAAGCCAAACAACCAATTTTATCCATCATCAACATGATCGCAAGGCTTTTCATTATCTTAGTTTACCCTCTTCTGAATGCTTTCCAGATTATCAGGGTCCTCTCTCCTAAAATGTAGAGCTGAACACTATATGCTAAATATAGTTAGGATCACTTAGAGAAGAAATGAGGTCCCTTAACTGACTTTCTATATATATTTTCAGGCAAAACGACAACAAACAATAATGAAAGGGTATATATACAATGACAATCTGTCCTGTATTTATTAGGCCAGTCCCAATTTCAAGAAAAGAACATAATTTTTACAAAAGTTTTGCAAAAGAAATCTTTCTGTTGAATCACGTGTTCCaattttttatttggaaaatatgaTCACTGAATATAGAAGATGACAGCAACGCAATCTATATTCCACAAGGGACAAAACCTGAGGAAATCAGTTAGAaagattcaggttaaaaataAGCCAGATTCCCTAAACAATAATTGCAAAAGTGCCTGTTTGTAAAGAAAGGCTGTGGAATATATTTCCTTGAAAAACCTTAGAAAAGGATAGAATTTTCTTATTCTGTCTGTGAAGGTTTTGGTGAAGTTTTTCTGTATCCAGATGGACCAAACTAGATGACCCCTCACAATCTATGGAATCAAAGTATCTTTGAGTGGTTAAGGACTGTGGAGACCATCTAAGCTAACCTTTTATATGGATGACTCCATGACAACTGGAAGGTGTTGAAAAAAATAGCTCACGGGTCTCTGCTCCAGTATGTAGCCAAGGCCTGTCAATAtcaccttcacaatatctcttgaaAACTCCCCCGTGTCtcttctgacactgtcaccacacTGGTGGCAGGCCCTCATCCCTTCACTCTGGAACTACTGCAATATCCTATTGGTGATTCTCCCTACATCAAGTCTCTCTCCAATCTatttcatcctccattcaggcaCCAAAATGGTTTTCTGAGAATGCAGATTCGATCATGTCACcatcctattcaataaattccagtggctccctattacctccaggatcaaacacaaaacattctgtttggcattcaaagcccttcataacctggccctctaccttgccagtcttcttataccttactcccgcTACATATACTTCAATGCAATGACGCTGGCCTCCAGTcttttccatgaacaagacacttcatcacTTGGCTCTGGGCAGTCTCAGGTGGTCCTTCATGtcactctcctcatctctacctcctggcttcctttaagccccaaaTAAAATCCGATGTTGTACGTGCAGCATTTCCCAATCCCTCCCAATTCCAGCaccttccctccattaattatttcctatttatcttgcatatttgcatgtatttgtttCAGTGATATTTCCTCCATTAGCAAGGAGGAGCAGGAattgccttttgcttctttttgttttcccagcATGTAACACAGTGGCTGGTACATAGCAATTACTTAATTAattgtttattaattgactgTTTGATGGTTGAAGCAATGGAACTTTTCATGTTTTGGGTATAGGTAATAAAATTCATTCTCAGTATAATCTCTGTTCAACTTCTCCACTGGAACAGCATCTCAGTATTATGTTTTTGAAAACTGCAAAATACATCATGTCAAATCAACTTTCCTACTTGATgaaatgcacatacatacacccatatGAATAAACCATAGACTTGAAAATTCCAAACATTTTCAAGAGTGTCCATATAAAAGACCTCCCTTACCTTCCTGCTGCAGCAACATCTTCTCTACCAAGCTGCTGGGAGTAGCTACATCCACAGGCCGCTGGAACTCTGTATTTTTAGCATTGATGTCAGCCCCAAATTCAAGCAGAGCACCCACAATCTCTAAGCTGGACTGCTGAGCGGCAGCATGTAATGGAGTGTCCCAGTACCTGCCTTTTTGAACATCAGCACCTACATATggaaagggaaggatggagaaaagactATTAAAATCCTGAAAGTCCTTAACTTTTGTATCTCTAACTTAATACTAGTCCTAGGTCTATTTAAGCAAATTATTTAAACAAATAATTCTCTATGGAAATTATGAATGGTTCACATAATTTTTACCAgatcaggattaaatgactttggTAGTCTTCTATAAAATGTCCCTCTTACTTCTTCCTTCTAAgaaattaatcagtcaacaaacatttatcaaacacttgtgtgccaggcaccatactaagaaaacagtctctactctcaaggagcttgctggGGAGTCTAtaggtaggtgtgtgtgtgtgtgtctgtgtgtgtgtgtatatgtatatatatatacacacacacatacatatatatacacatacacacatatatgtatatatgcacaggaatgtgtatgtatgtgtatatatgcatatatatgtgtacatatatgtacacatatatacatgtgtatatataagaacacacaaaatatatactgATTAGATAGACAGTGGCCTTAAAATGAAAGGAACTAGTATCTGGAGACTTGGAAAAGGCTTCCTTAAGGAGGTGGCACAGTaattgaatcttgaaagaagccagggattctaagaggcagaggctgGGAGGAAGAACATTGCAGGCACAAGGGACAACTAAATAGAGGGATTTCTATTTGATCCCAGGGATAACagtcactgaaatttattgaacaGGGAGGATGAAATGACTTTGACACCTGtttggagggtggattggagaggggagtcCACTAAGAAGACTTTTGCAATTTTCCCAGGCAATAGGTGATGCAAATttgaactagggtagtggctatgtgagtagagaggaggggACATATGTGAAGAAAGAATCACAAGACTCGGTAGCACactggatatgtgaggtgagtgaGATTAAGAAGCTGAGGATGACATCAAGGTGGAAAACCTGGGTGAATGGGAGGACGGTGGTGTTCTCAATAGGAATAAGGAAGTTCTGAATTGGGCTGGGTTTGTAGAGAAATATcccaaattttattttagatatcttgcATTTGAGATAcctaggacatccagtttgaaatgtccaacaggtAGTTGGTAGGCTAACTGGAGGCTCAGGAGAATAGGGCTGGATGAATGGATTTGGAAATTTTCTGCATAAAGATGATGACTGAactcatgagagctgatgagatcacctgTGACACAGGATAGTGCAGagattcttaatctggagtccatCAATACATTGGAggagatctgtgaacttggatgggggaaaagtACATCCTCATTTTCAGAAACCTCTAACTAAAAGTTCATGTTTACTCTATCAGTGTAGACAACAAAACCTTCTGAAGGCCCATAGATTTCACTAGGCTGTCAAAAGGACTCATGACCTCcccctgccaaaaataaaaaggttaagaacctcaggtacagagggagaagataagAAGTTTCAGGACTGATCctagaccttaatttagaaatgtcatggtcatccactgcatctggggccatcgccagtcatcttgacttttgtcttgccactggactttgatgactctgaaagcaGCTTTaccctcacttacatccaattcatgcacaagtcaaaacatcactctCGTGATGTCACAGattctctttgagaataaagaacAGAGTTAATGGATGTTacatggatgaagatctagcaaaagaTATTGAGAAGGAACATTTAGACATGTCAGAAGAGAACCAAGATACAGAAGAGCCACAATAAACCCAGAGAGTTAAGACCGTCCAGGTGAAGATGGGTTAATAGTCTCAGGTACCGCATAGAGGGCAAGTAGAATGAGAAAAACAcccttagatttggcaattaagaaatcacagGTAAACTTTGGAAAGAGCATCTTCCGTTGGATGATCGTGTTGGAAGCCATACTGCAGGAGTGGAGGTTTCATGTGCAGACAACTTTTTGGAGGAATTTggctgggagagggagaagagacatgGGATAGTAGCTTTCTGGGACAGGTAGATTTTAGTGAAGAATTTTTAAGTATGGTAGAGACTTGGGCATAGAACTGTACTAAACTGGGGAGCCCCAGAGTGCAGAACAGTCTTAatgattttcatttctccctaGCACAATGCTCTAAATGAAGTAGTGCTGAATTAATGTTTGCTTGTTGATCTGCCTTGAATCAACTCCCCCACTTCATTTACAATACAGATAATTTTTTCTTGGAAAACTCACAAAGAATGAGAATTTTAGACAAAAATAGTCTTTCTTATTACTGTCTTGCTTAAGCTACTAAagcatagatttttaaaaatactttaatataCTCAGCATCATGTGGAAAAACAAACTTTCTCTCTACATATAGctagatagacacacacacacagagagagagagagagagagagagagagagagagatattactACATTGAAAATAAAGCATATAGAAAAGCCAAGTGACAAAAACCTTTAAGAGGCAGACTTGAATTTTTTGATTCTCCTACGCATGGTTGAAAGGTTACAGCAGCATACCAACAAAGGGAGGAACCAATCAGTGAGATAAGAGCTCCATCAAGGTGTTTCATGGATAATGATACCCTGCAAATGCTTAGGAAGGTGGAATCCAAAATGAGATGTCCCTCAAATATTGGGCCACAGGTTGAATCATAAATCCTCTCCTAGTTGGAAACCAGGAGGTCTTTATTCTACATATCATCTTTGTGTCTTTGGGCAACTAACTTAACTTCtctagcttttttttccctttgatctgCAAAATGCAGATGCAAACAGTTCCTGCCCCATTCTGCCTCATACAGTTGTCCTAAATATCTAATTAGGTAGTATATATGAAATTACTTTGAAATTTAAAGTGCCACaggcaagcaggacagctttgaaagttacatgttaaaCTTACTGTAAActagtgcagctaggtggcgcagtgagtagagcactggccctggagtcaagaggacctgagttcaaatctgacctcagacacttgacacatgtactagctgtgtgaccttggcaagtcacttaaccctaattgccctgccaaaaagcaaaaaaaaaaaaaggggggcaactaggtggcgcagtgagtagagcaccggccctggagtcaagaggacctgagttcaaatctggcctcagacacttgacacatgtactagctgtgtgaccttgggcaagtcacttaaccccaattgccctgccaaaaagcaaaaaaaaaaaaacaaaaaaaaaacttactgtaAACTTAAAGGGAAAGGGAAACTACGTAATAGGAATTTGCAGTTTTACCTCTTGTTCTGTTCTAtgttgtatatggaaatgctcatcttATTCGGTGTCTATTAGGttcaaaacagacaaaaaagtaaaaaaaaaacacgagAGAAaattattgggggagggggagggacaatgatttttgtttcatttcctgGGGAATCTTTCTGATAGTTATAAGTCTTGGGCaaatctactgcaccatctaatACTCACTGGAGTGTGTAAAGatttaatcaatattttaaaagtagagataggaaaaaatgatttttaatgcaAGACAAATATATGTATTCATTATTACTTTATAATTTCATTAACAACagtctattatttaatatttgggattattttaattttcatgttgAATTCATCATAAATTAATTCTTTTATTAGGTTAAAGTATAACCACATTATTATTCTCTACGTAATTTTTCAGCTTATGAATGGCTCCCCAAAAATAACcttgggtatttttttaaaagaagcttcTGAATATCTAAATAAAATTATGCTGTATAtacatttaacttttaaaattttacttgttTACAATTTCTCTAAGAGGCTGTGTTTCTATAacatacaagtatatacatacatacataaatttatttattttatttttaaataaaatgcagtCTGGCACAGTGAATCAAGGCCCAGGgttagagtcagcaagacctgagttcaaatcctgctaccAAAACATATTAGATATGTGACcaaaggcaaatcatttaacacctctccctccccatcctccccaaactctctaagactatataagTAAGAGCTAAGTTGTAGATGTGCACTGATGGAGAGAGTGTCGCCACCAGGATCTCCTTACGGGAAATTACGTCACTGCTTTAATTGTACAAATTCCTATTTCCTTTCAGAAGTAATTTGATGAGCTTAAATGTATGTAATTCCTTGTTATTATATgcttaaaatgaaagaatgaaatagCTATGCATGCTAACACTTTAAATATATGTGTTGGGAGAGATATGAGATACATGGCATCCAGTAAAACGTGTCTGTTGCTGTGAGCAGCAAAACTATTTTGTCTTTGCGCCATATTATCTATACACATATTAGTACACCCACATAACAAGTGTAGCTAGGCTTCAAGTGCAAgggactattaaaaaaaagtcataattGCCATTTGGGGATAATTTACAATATGGATTCCAAGAATTAGAAAAGTTCCCCTATGTTAAAGGtagaaatgtaataataataaataataataaaaacaataataaaaataatgtgaGCTAGCTAGTTGGCAGAGTTCTGGGAGAGAGctgaaaagacctgagttcgaatcccaaatctgaccttagacactagctattTGTCCCTTGGCAAGGCACTTaagcctgtctgcctcagtttcctcatctgtaaaatgagcgggagaaagaaatggcaaaccactacagtatctttaccaagaaaagtccaaatggtgTCACGTACAGTTGGACGGGActtaaaacaactaaacaacaacaaatgataaTCATAAAATAGCGTTTACCGGGCACTGTGCCTTACAAATATACAACAgttctgggaggaaggtgctattattatccccattttatagctgaggaccTGAGacagaggttatgacttgcccaaggtcccacagctagtaggtgtctgggactggatttgaactcaggcctttctgactccagacccagagttgTATCCATTGTGCAAAAGGTGCTCTAAGAGTACCAGGAGGTAACAGAGTTGAGACAGTCAGGAAAGGTTTTTCAGAGGCTGAGAGTCCAGTGCTAGGTCTTAGAGGAAAGGAGAAGCCATTCCAAATAAGAGAAACAGTATGTGCAAGGCAGCTGAGGTGAGACCCAGGCAAGGTCTATTTAGGAGAGTATGAAGCCATCGGTTTGGCTGGAGTAGAGGATTTGTAGAAGGCAATAGTGGGACATAAAGTTATTTAAGCAATGGGTAATCCCCAAACTGCTTACATTTGGCTTTGGTGGGATGTAATCTGAGGCAAAGACAGCTTTGTCTGGGTTATACTCAAATTTAAGCAACTTTATGTTACTTAAATGACCAGCAGATAGAGGGCTATGTATCAAATCAGTACTTAACTGCTGATTCCATTTTGCATAGATCAAGAGAAGGATTATGTGTTCTTGTTCAAGCTTTGATATGAGACTCACTAAGAATGGTAATCTGCAAGGTCACTTGAACACTGACATACACAGTAAGAATGCTTTTACTAAAAAGTGTCTTTTAAAATAAGGTGTTAGCTGGtgcacagagtactgggcctagagtcagaaagagcagagttcaaatgtgacctcaggcacttactaaccgTGGgagcctgggcaagccacttaacccctacCTGCATAAAAccaaagaggaaaatggcaaactcctccagcatgtttgccaagaaaatgccatggacaattggtccacagggtcaggatacaactgaacaaccaaacaacaaaaagaaatgctcaaAAGCTATGGATATATGGCTAAATTGATGGCTGTCAAAATGCAAAGTATATAATGGAGAGTACCTTAATgatatatgtagatacacacacatatatgtataattttatacatatatgagtgtacatacatacatatctccatgtatatgtagatatgtatctttatacacacacagtaACAATTTACCTGCATAAAGAAGTTTTTGGATGCAATGGTATTGCTGCGCCATACAAGCCACGTACAAAGGGGTTCCCAGGTGAGGAATGTCTTGGTCAACATCTGTGCCCCAGGATATGAGAGTTTCTAGACATTCACAGTGGCCTGCCAATATAAAATATGGAAGAGTTCACTCTTCTGAAGAATGTACTTTCGTTGCCCACCTATCTTTTCCTGGAGCCAAAAAATAGACTGCATTCTTTGAACTGGTCTTACTTTCTTCCCATTGTACTATATAATACATCTGGGACACTAATGGCATACCTCTGCTGGCTGCCTCGTGCATCGGTGAGGGAAGGCATGACTCTAGCTGAGCTTTGGCACCATACTCCAACAGAAGCTCGACACAACTGGCACTTCCTCGGGAGCATGCATTGAATAATGGGGTCACGCCATCGATTGTAGTTGCATTCACCTACAATAAATCAGAGAAAGCTGAGAAAAGAACTGGCAAAATACAATGTGATAAAAACTTAATTGTAAAACAAAAGTTCAGATGGCACTTTTAGAAGAATGAAGTCTTTTTTAGAAGCTTGAAAACTTAGAAGGGGTCAATTTTCCAATGATAAAATGCTTAATCGGGATAAAGGCCATTTAAAAttcctattgttttcttttttgtttctcatcATGCAGGGCCAAGAAAAAGGAACTAGAGATAGCAGCAATGATTCCAGTAGGGCACGGTACTGAACACTACTTCTACCcccaatatttcctctttttgtgagtttaaatattaaaaaactaTGTCTCAGAGATAGAAATATAAAGTCCAATTTTAAGGTTAACTTTCGCAATAACCTAGGATTAACTGACAGAATAATGGGAATGCAGACATTTCTGAGTCAAAAAGAGGAAGGACTTGGTTAAGGACTGTGAAAATAGGAGACTGCTTAAAATGTGGATCAGAAAGTGGGATGATCAGTGTTAGATTGAAAAAGCCAAATTGGCTTTCTGGATACTCCTGTATCCAGAAGGAAGTCTGGGAATCCAGTTCAATCCAATCTATATTGACGGAGGGCCAACTATGTGCAAGATATTGTGCTGAGCGCAACAGCAACAGAAAAAACGACTAAGACTTGgcacctgccttcaaggaggttataGTCGAGTAAAGCATTTAAGAACTACACGTAGATCTAAAATGTGAGGCAGAATATGGTTAATCTTGCtgagaagacttttttttcttttgactggtTCTGTAATTTCAACTGCAGCACAGTACTCTCACTGAggaaattctttctaccaatATAGATCAGAACCAGTTCaattaatgaatcaataaacctttatcaagtgcctattacacgccaggcaatgtgctaaatgctagggattcaaaaagaggcaaaaaatagtccctgccctccaaaagCTTAAACTCTCCAACTTGTTATCCTAGAGCGTTGACTGTGGGCCCTGAGAGCTTAAGCTATTTGTCCAGATTCCTAAAGAGACGCCCAGTTATAAAAGGGAAATGTtcctggggaggaggaaggagtcaCATCAGGTTGGGAGTTTCGGGGGGGGATAATAACAATGACAGCATTAATGATAGCAGCAAAcatgcccactgtgtgccaggcactgtgttaatttacaattattaccttctcggagcctcacaacaaccctgggaggtgagtgcTGTTACTAGGCCCAtatgcagatgaagaaaccaaaccaAAGAGGTCACCTAGcaaataagtgcctgaggctgaatttgaactcagctcttcttaactctagacccagcactctgtccaccgcACCACTGGCATTGAAGGTGGAACTGAATGATAAGGAGGCTTTTTGAAAGGTAAAGAAGTGAAATCAATGTGTTCTAGGGAGAAAAGATagcataaggaaaagaaaaagagcagaaaAGAGCAGAGGGAGCAGCCAGCAGTCTAGCTGGAATAGAAGAGAGGGCATGCATAGAGGAGTTGCTGGTGAAAGTAGGGGAGGAGTCAGACcttggagagccttgaatgcccaGCTAAGGGATATTTACTCAGTTCATGAGGCAAATGGGAGCCACTGATTTTAAACAGAAAAGTGCCATGATCAGAGCTGACTGTTAAGAGGAATCTTGTCATAGCCACAGAAAATGACTTAAGAATGGAAGGGCTTCAGGGTGTGTTCAAAAAAGACACTTACGTTGGCTCCAGCTTCGAGAAGAGTCCTGGCACATGCGACATGATCTCCGAGGCAGGCTTCATGCAATGGAGTGACATGGTCGATTGTCACTGTATTTACATTATATCCCTAAATGTGACacaaaaaactttcaaaaatgagatggaaaaaatTTAGGCAAAGCTACTTATTAAACATGGCACTTGAAAGGAACAATGTGATAGAGAATCTGAGACTTCTAAGGTTTCAGTACAGCAGGGATTATTTTATCTGGGAGGGATGAAACATTTAAGTTAAAATGAGacagtgcacatagtaggtgctataaaatgTGTACATCGCTACCCCCACCAGACTGAACTATCTATCTGTGATAGCACTTTTCAAACCAAGGCTTGACATGGCATTAAATCCAAGTATGAGGCTGatactttgagaaaaaaaataccatctcTGATGTCCCCTTTTtctcccttgttttttttttaactgtctcCAACAGAATGTGATGCTGCTCTGAAGCATCTTCTAGGGA
Proteins encoded in this window:
- the ASB5 gene encoding ankyrin repeat and SOCS box protein 5, encoding MSVEEESRPFAQQLSNVYFTILSLFCFKLFVKISLAILSHFYIVKGNRKEAARIAAEFYGVTQGQGSWADRSPLHEAASQGRLLALKTLLSQGYNVNTVTIDHVTPLHEACLGDHVACARTLLEAGANVNATTIDGVTPLFNACSRGSASCVELLLEYGAKAQLESCLPSPMHEAASRGHCECLETLISWGTDVDQDIPHLGTPLYVACMAQQYHCIQKLLYAGADVQKGRYWDTPLHAAAQQSSLEIVGALLEFGADINAKNTEFQRPVDVATPSSLVEKMLLQQEATPSSLCQLCRLCIRNCIGRARLHLVPQLQLPKLLKDFLQYR